A part of Arthrobacter dokdonellae genomic DNA contains:
- a CDS encoding potassium channel family protein yields the protein MAHFVIMGCGRVGATLAHALEDAGHSVAIIDQDERAFRRLRTGFGGRKVTGVGFDQDTLRQADIENAYAFAAVSSGDNSNILATRVARETFHVEHVVARIYDPGRAEIYQRLGIPTVAAVRWSADQVLRRILPESAIKGDFREPSGRLILTELALNPGWIGHHIVDLEKAAPLRVAYLTRFGEGMLPAADTSYQQGDTVHAMVQGTDTAEVARILAAPPVKEI from the coding sequence ATGGCACATTTTGTGATCATGGGCTGCGGACGTGTCGGCGCCACCTTGGCGCACGCGCTTGAAGATGCCGGCCATTCGGTGGCCATCATCGACCAGGACGAACGCGCGTTCCGGCGGCTGCGCACCGGATTCGGCGGCCGCAAGGTCACCGGCGTCGGCTTTGACCAGGACACCCTGCGCCAGGCCGACATTGAAAACGCCTACGCCTTCGCTGCCGTGTCCAGCGGCGACAATTCCAACATCCTCGCGACCCGCGTGGCCCGGGAAACGTTCCACGTGGAGCACGTGGTGGCCCGCATCTACGATCCAGGCCGGGCCGAAATCTACCAGCGCCTGGGCATCCCCACCGTGGCGGCGGTCCGCTGGAGCGCGGACCAGGTGCTGCGGCGGATCCTGCCGGAATCCGCCATCAAGGGCGATTTCCGCGAACCGTCCGGGCGGCTGATCCTGACCGAGCTGGCCCTGAACCCGGGATGGATCGGACACCACATCGTGGACCTGGAAAAGGCCGCGCCGCTGCGCGTGGCGTACCTGACCCGCTTCGGGGAGGGCATGCTGCCGGCGGCGGATACCAGCTACCAGCAGGGCGACACCGTCCACGCCATGGTGCAGGGCACGGACACGGCTGAGGTGGCGCGCATTCTGGCCGCCCCGCCAGTAAAGGAGATCTAA
- a CDS encoding APC family permease: MTLAPRATSVTRVLNFFNAFKRVLVGRPFRSDKLAHTLLPKRIALPVFASDALSSVAYAPDEVLLTLALAGVASVSLAPWVGAAVIVVLLTVVASYRQNVHAYPSGGGDYEVATVNLGRTAGLTVASALMVDYVLTVAVSMSSAANYLATAVPGWHGTQAAIAVVGVIVLALVNLRGIREAGSVFAVPTYIFMFCIFSMTAVGLFQASTGTLGRAPSAGFEIIPDAAFSQGLTGLAGGFLLLRAFSSGAAALTGVEAISNGVPNFRKPKSKNAATTLLLLGIVAAGMMAGILFLANATGVHIVADPATEFLQNGHPLPAGYVQNPSISQIAGTVFGAGSIPFFIIVAATGVILVFASNTAFNGFPVLASILARDGYLPRQLRTRGDRLAFSNGVILLAIGALILIISFDADVTKLIQLYIVGVFISFTASQMGMVRHWTRELRVVKDRHIRFRMMRSRAINTLGFCMTLTVLLIVLVTKFEQGAWIALLAMAVLFAIMWSIRAHYDNVATELAVETDSSTRALPARIHAVILVSHVRKPVMRAVAFARASRPSTLEAITVDLDAAETEQTIADWDRLDIPVPLTVLASPYRETLTPLINHIKAMRRDSPRDLIVVYIPEYVVGKWWEQLVHNQTALRIKTRLHFEPGVVVASVPWQLKSSTEATKYQE, translated from the coding sequence ATGACTTTAGCCCCGCGAGCGACTAGCGTTACCCGCGTGCTGAATTTCTTCAACGCGTTCAAGCGGGTCCTGGTCGGGCGGCCCTTCCGCAGCGACAAACTTGCCCACACGCTGCTGCCCAAGCGCATTGCGCTGCCGGTTTTCGCCTCGGATGCGCTCTCCTCGGTGGCGTACGCGCCGGATGAAGTCCTGCTGACGCTGGCCCTCGCGGGCGTGGCCTCCGTGTCGCTCGCCCCCTGGGTGGGCGCCGCCGTCATCGTGGTGCTGCTCACAGTCGTGGCGTCCTACCGGCAAAACGTGCACGCGTACCCGTCCGGCGGCGGGGACTACGAGGTCGCCACCGTCAACCTGGGCAGGACGGCCGGCCTGACGGTGGCCTCCGCGCTCATGGTCGACTACGTCCTCACGGTGGCCGTGTCGATGTCCTCGGCCGCGAACTACCTGGCCACGGCGGTTCCCGGCTGGCACGGCACCCAGGCCGCGATCGCCGTCGTCGGCGTCATTGTCCTGGCCCTGGTGAACCTGCGCGGAATCCGCGAGGCCGGAAGCGTCTTTGCCGTCCCCACCTACATCTTCATGTTCTGCATCTTCTCCATGACGGCCGTGGGCCTCTTCCAGGCGTCCACCGGCACGCTGGGCAGGGCCCCGTCGGCCGGCTTTGAGATCATCCCGGACGCGGCGTTCAGCCAGGGCCTGACGGGCCTGGCCGGCGGGTTCCTGCTGCTGCGGGCCTTCTCCTCCGGCGCCGCGGCCCTGACCGGCGTGGAGGCCATCAGCAACGGCGTGCCCAACTTCCGCAAGCCCAAGAGCAAGAACGCCGCCACCACGCTCCTGCTGCTGGGCATCGTCGCCGCGGGCATGATGGCGGGCATCCTGTTCCTGGCCAACGCCACCGGCGTGCACATCGTGGCCGACCCGGCCACCGAGTTCTTGCAGAACGGGCACCCGCTGCCCGCCGGCTACGTGCAGAACCCCTCGATCAGCCAGATTGCGGGCACCGTCTTCGGCGCCGGGTCCATCCCGTTCTTCATCATTGTGGCCGCCACCGGCGTGATCCTGGTGTTTGCCTCCAACACGGCCTTCAACGGCTTCCCCGTCCTCGCCTCCATCCTGGCCCGCGACGGCTACCTGCCCCGCCAGCTGCGCACGCGCGGCGACCGGCTGGCCTTCAGCAATGGCGTGATCCTGCTGGCCATCGGGGCCCTGATCCTGATCATCTCCTTCGACGCCGACGTCACCAAGCTGATCCAGCTCTACATTGTGGGCGTGTTCATCTCCTTCACCGCCAGCCAGATGGGCATGGTCCGGCACTGGACACGCGAACTGCGCGTGGTCAAGGACAGGCACATCCGCTTCCGCATGATGCGCTCCCGTGCCATCAACACGCTGGGCTTCTGCATGACCCTGACGGTGCTGCTCATTGTGCTCGTGACCAAGTTTGAACAGGGCGCCTGGATTGCGCTGCTGGCCATGGCCGTGCTGTTTGCCATCATGTGGAGCATCCGCGCCCACTACGACAACGTCGCCACGGAACTCGCCGTGGAGACGGACTCCTCCACGCGGGCGCTGCCGGCGCGCATCCACGCCGTGATCCTGGTCTCCCACGTGCGCAAGCCGGTCATGCGCGCCGTGGCCTTCGCCCGCGCGTCGCGCCCGTCCACGCTGGAAGCCATCACCGTCGACCTGGACGCCGCCGAGACCGAACAGACCATCGCGGATTGGGACAGGCTGGACATCCCGGTACCCTTGACCGTGTTGGCCAGCCCCTACCGGGAGACGCTGACGCCGCTGATCAACCACATCAAGGCCATGCGCCGGGACTCCCCGCGCGACTTGATCGTGGTGTACATCCCCGAATACGTGGTGGGCAAGTGGTGGGAGCAGCTGGTCCACAACCAGACGGCCCTGCGCATCAAGACACGGCTGCACTTCGAACCCGGCGTGGTGGTGGCCAGCGTGCCGTGGCAGTTGAAGTCCTCCACCGAAGCCACAAAGTACCAAGAGTAG
- a CDS encoding class I SAM-dependent RNA methyltransferase has protein sequence MSEPSHSTTAPDGGRPGGTRRLTVSVGPVAHGGHCVARHEGRVIFVRHAIPGEVVEVNLTEHDDGATFWRADVTQVVEASPDRVAHFWPEADALEAASRGAAPIGGAEFGHIARRRQLALKTDVVREQLERLGGLSAGAVDALLGAGVEDVDADGTPGQQAGLGWRTRVGFAVTPAGGLGMHAHRSHDVLPVQGMPLAVPDVDALRLWELDLSGMERVEVAAPANGSGTLVLLAPAPGLGEKAAGLALKRIDRELQDRPVPPSVARWDPESGAVTVLHGRGWVRETTADHEFRVSGDGFWQIHRKAPQVLTDAALEFLNAGGHLNDGADVADLYAGAGLFTAPLADAVGPAGSVLSVEGSSGTSRDARKNLHAASQVEILQGRVERVLDARTREARGRRSRSAGDQAGALGGGQRRRFDAVVLDPPRAGAGKAVVRALAAAAPQAIAYVSCDPAAFARDVKYFAAAGWRLDKLRAFDLYPHTHHVETVALLVPVNPPGRGAVGR, from the coding sequence ATGAGCGAGCCCTCCCACAGCACCACCGCCCCCGACGGCGGACGTCCCGGCGGCACGCGCCGGCTGACCGTTAGCGTGGGACCGGTGGCACACGGCGGCCACTGCGTTGCCCGGCACGAGGGCCGGGTCATCTTTGTCCGCCACGCCATTCCCGGCGAGGTCGTGGAGGTAAACCTGACCGAGCACGACGACGGAGCCACGTTTTGGCGCGCCGACGTCACCCAGGTGGTGGAGGCGTCCCCCGACAGGGTGGCCCACTTTTGGCCCGAGGCCGATGCCCTGGAAGCCGCGTCCCGCGGCGCCGCCCCGATCGGCGGCGCCGAGTTTGGCCATATTGCGCGCCGGCGCCAACTGGCGCTGAAGACGGACGTGGTCCGTGAGCAGCTGGAACGCCTTGGAGGGCTGTCCGCCGGGGCCGTGGATGCCCTGTTAGGCGCCGGCGTGGAAGACGTCGACGCGGACGGCACGCCCGGGCAGCAGGCCGGGCTGGGGTGGCGGACCCGCGTGGGCTTTGCCGTCACGCCGGCCGGCGGGCTGGGCATGCACGCCCACCGCTCGCACGATGTGCTCCCCGTGCAGGGGATGCCGCTGGCCGTTCCCGACGTCGACGCGCTGCGGCTGTGGGAGCTGGACCTCAGCGGCATGGAACGGGTGGAGGTGGCCGCACCCGCCAACGGCTCCGGGACCCTGGTGCTGCTGGCACCCGCCCCCGGGCTGGGGGAGAAGGCCGCCGGACTGGCGCTCAAGCGCATTGACAGGGAGCTGCAGGACCGCCCGGTCCCGCCGTCCGTGGCCCGCTGGGACCCGGAGTCGGGCGCCGTCACCGTCCTGCACGGCCGCGGCTGGGTCAGGGAAACCACCGCCGACCATGAATTTCGTGTCAGCGGCGACGGTTTCTGGCAGATCCACCGCAAGGCGCCCCAGGTCCTTACCGACGCCGCCCTGGAATTCCTCAACGCCGGCGGCCACCTCAATGACGGTGCCGACGTTGCCGATCTCTACGCCGGGGCGGGCCTGTTCACGGCTCCGCTGGCAGACGCCGTCGGCCCCGCCGGGTCCGTTCTTTCCGTGGAGGGCTCATCCGGCACGAGCCGCGACGCCCGCAAAAACCTCCACGCCGCCAGCCAGGTCGAGATCCTCCAGGGCCGTGTGGAGCGCGTGCTGGACGCCCGGACCCGGGAGGCACGGGGCCGGCGGAGCCGCTCCGCCGGGGACCAGGCCGGCGCGTTGGGAGGGGGACAGCGGCGCCGCTTTGACGCCGTCGTGCTTGACCCGCCGCGCGCTGGGGCCGGAAAGGCCGTGGTGCGTGCCTTGGCGGCCGCCGCCCCACAAGCCATCGCCTACGTTTCCTGCGACCCGGCCGCGTTTGCCCGGGACGTCAAGTACTTTGCCGCGGCCGGCTGGCGGCTGGACAAGCTGCGCGCGTTCGATCTGTACCCGCACACCCACCATGTGGAGACCGTGGCCCTGCTGGTCCCTGTGAATCCGCCGGGCAGGGGCGCTGTTGGGCGCTAA